The following nucleotide sequence is from Harpia harpyja isolate bHarHar1 chromosome 7, bHarHar1 primary haplotype, whole genome shotgun sequence.
CACTGTCCTGAACTTCTTAAAGACTATCATTCAAAGATAGCCTGCTATTTATAACTGCTTATGTTTATCCTTCACAGTGACAGTGAAACCAAAGTGCCCACATAAAGATCGTAACTCTTTCCTGTGGGTTTACAATTTGTAAACTTCCAGGATACCATACATGACTTAAGCATTGAGGATGAACTTTCCCgggagagggggggagggggggggaggaggaggagaggagggaggagaggggggagaaTCACAAACATTCTCCTGTGTGACCAGAAATGTGCTTCTAAGCAGTGTTCTCTAATATAAGTACCAGCCAGTGCCCATACACGAGTCATATACATTCAAGTCTTGGCTCAATGGCATGAGTTCCGAATTTTCTAGAGTAGGGCCGATCCACTAAAATAAGAGTTAAAAAAACTCAATAGATTTTATATACCAAGGCAATGAAGTGTGAACCTTCTGGGAAAGAAAGACTGTCAGTACCCCTTTGCACAAATGGTGTTTCTAGAAAAGCATTTCACATTGAAGCTTCAGTGTATCTAGCAAACTATTTTTTCTATCCCTGAGACAGCCCCCTAAGAGTACGGTCTGTCTGGACTGCAGGATTCTTCAAATGACTCCATGAATGAATTCAGGGACACTGAGAAAGCAGCTGAGAGGGGTAGGGGTGTCCAACAGCCATGATACCATAGAAAGCAGCCTGAGAAATACTCTTTACCCGAACACACCTTTCAATTCAATTCAGTGATCAGCACCtcacaagaacaacaacaacaacaacaacaacaaaatggaGCAGAGCTAGCCATTAGTTCCTGGGAAAGTAGTGTTTCCCTCCCACTTACAAACCAAACTGCTTTAACAGCATGGTGTTGTCTCAATTTTACTCTATATGCAGAATGACCCTGTGTCCTGGAGGGGAAGACGTAACATTACATATGGCTACAACGCCATTAGAAGTGCATTGTAACCTACATTATCTACTTAGAATCCTCTCTCTGAAGGAAAACAACTTGTTAATATGCATGTCTCAGCTGCTGAACGTCAAAAGCTTCTGGGATGAGAGACTGGGGGCAGGCAAGAAAAACTACCCTCATTGTAATGAAAAAAGTGCTGTAGACAGCCAGGAGCAGCAATGACAATCCCCTCCCCAGAATTGATTGCACAGACTCAGAGAGGTCCAAAGTCACACTAGAATCTCTGAGGCACTCCTGGttctgagaaagaaaagtcaTAATCCAGTAGTCTTTGCAGTACTGTAGACTGAGATAACAAACCCGTTTCTATTTCTTAACAAAGCCAAAGCATCATCTCATAGGGATCACATTCACCATTTCCGCCGGTGTCTCCAGTCTCACAGTGTTGAAATGGGACTGATCAGCCTACGATGGATTGCACATCacccaaggagaaaggaaggcATGGAAAAAGGCATACAGTACATTATATACTGCTTCACAACCATGTTTACAAGGTGGGGGGGGAGGATGAAGGTGAGGGAAGAATTATTGCTGTTTCAGTAATACAGTATGATAGCTAAACCAAATCAAACAAGATCACGACAGTCAGTATTTTCACACTGCAGGATGATGGTTCATGTTTTGCCTAAGGATGAACTTGCCTGGGGATTAAGGGGAAACAGGGAGTCCTAAGGAAGGGAGTCAAAGTTACACCTGGGATATCAGCTGCATATTGAAACTTGGAGATCGAGACTGCTTGGTTAGGGGAGCTCCTGGGGGAAGGAGATCTTTACCTTCCCCAGCTTGGCCTAGTCGGTCCTCCTGTAGGCTGATAGTTGAAAACCGATTGGTGTTGCCAGCTGCTAGATTGGTAACACCCTCTGTACCAGCTCCAACACTGGAGCCTGCTTGACTGCCATTCACATAGTCAAATGATTTACTGGAGGAAGCACTGGCGGTCCTGATCAGGCTCAGACTGTTGGCTTTTGGCACCACCTGCCCAGCAGGCAGGCTGAGGTGTTTCTTTGTAGGTGTCATCTCAATTATATCTGCACCAAGGTCAGTGGATTGGTGCATGTACTGCTTCCGAGCTACTGAATCTCGAGGGCTCTCACTGGATTTTGCTGCAGAAGAGGTGTCTTTATCCTTAACACAACGCCCACTTGCTGTTTTCCTTAAGCTGCCTTTCTGGGATACAGATGATAGAGGTTTGGTCCCAACTGGCTGGCTGCTGAGGGAAGCTCCTGATGAAAATCCTTCATCAGCATCATTAAGGTTCACAGATTCCTCTCTTCCATTTACACCTTCAGCAtctattaagaaaaaagaaacaaccaaaaaaccccaaaccaatcaGAACACACAGTAAGCATTCAAGTTACATGAAGACAGAATGTCAAAACAAACCTCATTTGTTAATCCACCTGGTTTCCACTTGCTTAAAAATTTCTGATTCTCAGTCAATAATCTTCCTGTCATATTTAGCAGAATAATGGAACCTACCAATAAGCATTCCCTGAGCTTGATTTGCCCTTCCTCTACATCACTTTTATCAGTCAGAATACCTCCCAAACTTTGCCTATAAACAAGAATTAGGCCCCATTTGGTTAACTTGTTTTAGTTCTGTCTGCAGATACTGGTGCCCATTCTCCTGCTACATgtcggtaaaaaaaaaaaaaaaaaaaaaaagaaagaaagaaaaagtacctTTCCGACTATTTTTATCCTATTTTGAGGCAAGATCTAAGCATGTTCAGGATCTCTTCCAGTCAGAATAAGTTCTGGCAAGTGCTCAGCAAGCTTCGTAATTAGGCTACTTCCTAGGCCAGCAATCACAATGCTCCAACAGAGGTAGAAGGCTTCTGCTGTGTGTAGCTGGCACTTCAAACAATGCAACTATACTTTGTTGGAAATTAACCTAATTCCTAGTTCTCTCTCCTCCAGAGCTCAATCCCTCCTACATTTCCAGCAATCCTATCTAGGTACTTCCACCATATTTGCTTTTATCTCAGCATCtaaatttttcagagaaaaaaacccaacccttgtATTAAGAGAAATTTAACCTCTGAAACACTTCATATTGTAGAAGAGGCATTGTGCTTTTGACTGGAatctcaaagagaaaaaaaaagcctgacaaaCTTCTTTCTTAAATCCTTGTTTTCAGGCCTATAATACAATTAGAGCTGCAcacaaagaccttttttttctttttagatcttATTCCAGTCCTTCTTCTAAGCTCCAAGTACTCAAAAGAAGAGTTACTGTTTCAGTAGAAAACTGAACAGCATTcaaatttcaaaactgaaaatggaGCTTGAGTTTTTGCTCCATATATCTCGTTTCATTGGGAAAAAGCCATGAAGTTTAACCATGTTAACAAAAAAAGGAGACATTCAGGCTGTaagaattttgcttttctttataaaagctGTGGAGCCTGATTATTTGCAAGAAATCTGCAAAGCCTACAGATCTGTCCCAGCTAGCCACTGTACTGCTCTACTGGCAGTTTGTTCAACCCAGCTTACCACCAAGTAAACATGTTTAAATCTCTTTTGTGGAATGGGGAAAAAGTGGTGGCAAGGATCTAAGAGATTCTAACATTTGAGTGAAAGCTCATCCTTTCATGCTGATTGTTAGCAGAGCACTAAGGAATATTTTACATTATGGCAAGTGAAACAGACACAAAGCTTTCAGTGTTGTTGCTGCCTCTGCATAGCAGGAATATAGCCTGATCCAACTTCACATTTCTTAAGtgtaaagcaaaaagaaaactttacagGGAggttttattattctgttttaaaCTTCTTTTCAGGAAACTTTGCCTTGGAATTACCATTACTATGTGTCAGCTTACAAAAGATGTTTAGCCATCTCTAAATCAGACCATTCTCAGGCCTCTCTCAGAACAATGTGATGTGAGATTATTCTGTAGTTTTATAGAGCTCTATTTCACTCTGTAGTCTCCCACATGCAGAAGGATAATACAGTTCATGCTACGGCAGTCTTCCTTCCTTGGTAAAGTCTTTAGCCTTAGAAAACAAAGCTTCTTAGGTTTCAAGGGCTATTATTAAAATGAAGGTGCGTTACTTGCTTTAACTTCCTGTaaccatatttaaaatacatagtttCCCCCACTCCTGCCCACCCCGTTTGGACAAACTAGGCCTTCATCTTCTTACTGAGACACAAGTGTATTTTCTTACATTAGACAGTGATGTATTTTATTCACAATCCACCACATCTCCATTCCCCCCCGCAACCTTCCCACACATAATCAAAGATGCTAATAAAAATATGACATAACTGGAACATACTGAAAGCAAGAGCATTTTTTCAATAAACGaacatttatgtttctttataTAATCATGCAAAGCTGGACGAAAGCATGTTTGATTACAAGCAGCAATAGCAGCAGCTGAAGTCCCCTCTCAAGCCCTTCTAATTCAAATGAAAGATGCGTAACTTGCAAGAAggtatctttttattattacaagAACATTAGTCATCTTCAaagtttatattaaaacattGCTGAGTAATGGGATGCTAAACCAGACATTCCTATTCAGGGACAGCAAAGCCGAAGAGTCACACTGAAAAAGTGGCATTTTATTCACAGAATTTAAAAGACAAGACTGAGAGGGGTTGTTGCAAGCTTTTGGATGCTGCAACTATACAGaggcccaagcagctcagcagtgCTCAAAAATGAAGAAGATAGAGAAGACAACATGCAAGAGAATTTCTGTCTAGTCAGATTCATATACCTACAGAAGTTCTCAGTGGGATTGAAGTAATTCAGCAAACACATATTCTTTTCCCAATACAtgttatttttcctctaaaaactGCCCTCAGAAACAATCAAAAATGTTTGAGTCCTTACATACTCTGGGGGGAAAAACAGGATGAAGTCATACAGTtttctcccacccacccccccaacagACCAGTaaggcaattaaaaaagaaaacaaaaacgaAACACCTCCTCCTCCCAAGCACTCTCCTACTGTAAGGCCAGAAGAGACAGAGACAGTGCAACCTGACAGAAATCATATCAATTGTACTACAACGCATATTCAGGACTCTCACTATTCCTTATcagaaaaagtctgtccccaaaGAATTCACTATTTATGCCTGTACGTAATTAATCCTGTAGATGTAGATACACCATTCTCCACTGACCCAAAATAGTGCACACAACCACAGCTGCTACCAGCCAGAAGTGGAATACCTTGTAAGGCATTAGTGAATCATTCTTAAATCTTCTCCCTTTTTCTATTTACTGGGTCAAAACACTGATCTGAAGGAGGGGTTTTACACAGCTTTTTAAAGTGACTTTTACTCTATTTATCCTTCCCATACCTGAAGGTTGAAAAGTCACTAGAAATGATCAGTCTCTCATTATACTGTTTGAtatcaaaattatatttataagACAGAATTTGCTAGCTGAAACATTCTGTGAAATCAGCATCAGTAAAATAATAGAccactatatatacacacacaattctATACTGATAATCAAGCCAAACTCCATTCCTTGGCCTTCTCCCAGATGCTATCAACTGGCAGAATTCAGTTTGCCTAAGCATGTAATTACACATTGCTAATGTTACAGACATAAAGGGTATTCAATCCACTTCTATTGAAGTAAAGCATGTGGAATGATGCCTTATCCAAGAACATGCCAAATTATATAGATGTCTTGAAACAAATTAAGACTAGAAGGCAACATCTTTATCAACTTCTTTCCCACTTCCTGTCTCTCCAAGAAGGTTCTCTGCAGCTGAGGACTTCTCCATATCCTTCAGGTCATGCACATGCAAAGTTTAGTAAAATGGAGTAAGACCAAGTGAACAGGTGAATTTAGGAGAAGACAGGACTCATTTACTGAGCATGCTCAAATTCACTATGCACCAAGGAGCAGATTATAAACCCGcactaaatatttttatgcaacTATCTTTTACAGAAGCATGATGCCTTAATTACTGTTTGACAGCAACTCTGAGTAAGGGTAAGGATTGTGTGGTAACACTACATTAAATCTCCAAATTCTCCAGATTATTGTTTCCGGAAGAACAAAACTCAAACCTATGTAGCTCATATCCAAATGTGCAAATAAATCTCCTTTATGATCAACTGATATGCTTATAGAGGCTGGAAATACCAAAGGAATGTTCAGATAGAAGACTTAAGATAGGAGAACACTTGAAAATATGTTTAGCTAAAtttacaagaaattaattctcacCTCTGAGGAGAAATCATGATTCAAATTCGGAACTCAAAACCACATCTTTTATGGCataaagatgaaaaaattcatAGATGAacttaagcaaaataaatttctaCCAGCTATTCTATCTGCTATTCTTGGCTGCAGAGCAGACACATGAAGTCCTACGGCATTTGCATGGACAGCATAACTGAGAAAGAAAGCAATAATTGTTTCTTAAGTTTTTAGAAACATGACAACCTGATTTCTTCTTGAAAACACAAGCGCTTTTTTGGTACTTGTCTTCAGAGCAGCCAGCTCATTCATGTAAACGAGTTGTACACATATGAATTTTCAATTAAAGGGTGACTGGCAAACAAAAACATCAGCAGTTGTATATCCATCTTGGATAGGCTTGACTTTTCACAGGAACAGGAAACTTTGTTCTTAGGAATTTAAAAACTGCAGACTAACAACATACTGTTGTAACTAAGTTGTAGCCAAATCCATTTATACCCTATACTGTCTACTTTTCAGGACTAGATTCATGTTCACCtggtgcattttttccttctgaatattAGATTAAACATGCTCAGTAATAGAAAGTTTCCAAGCAATCCCAAAGCTCTTGGCTATTACCCCtgtttttggttggggtttttttgcttttttgccatGCCAAGCAGTCTTTCACCACACAGATGCAAGCCCCAGGCCAGCCCACGTGATAACAAAAGGTAGTACCTGACCTGATGTTAGGTATATAGGGGATGCGTGTATTGCAAAGAGAAGCTAATACACCCTGGGATAGCGGAAACACACACTAGAATGGAAAGAAGTTCTGCTTGGGGATAGGGAGCCAGGATCCTCCTCCAGCAACTGCCTCACTGACTTCTGCCTCCTCATCTCTGTCCTACCCTCTGTTGTGGCTGCTGCCAAGGTGGGCTCCGGGAAGCCATGCTCAGGGGTCCTGCgcatcagcacctccccctcttGCTCACGTTTGATCCCTAGGTCTGTGGAGCCGTGTTGGATCGGTGAGCCAGGTATGCTTGAGTCAGCCTCGTTTGAGAAGTCAAAGCCATCTGGGATTCAACATATAACATTTtagtgtttttctgttcctttcttggCATTCCAACCCAGGCAGGGAAAATAGAAGATTTATGTGGACAGGGAACAAACACAAAACACTACCCATGCTTAGTTAAAAGTTGTGAGAACATCCACAGAAAGGGACAGGTGGGCTATACTATAGACCAGAGACTAGCAAATGAATATATAATGGCAACTACAGTGAAGACAAACATGACCCAGAGTCCTGAAAACAGAAGACAGCTACTTGTTGTCCTGGACATCCTCATTCAGCTGAAGACCAGAGGTCATCAAATCCTTTTACACATgatacaggagaaagaaaaaagaacgagtACCACAGGAAAATATGTAATCCTTGTTTTCAGATTCTTTTATCCTCAGTTTATTTTTAGGTTATTCTACTTTTTTACCTTCAGCCatttatgcagctttttttaatcaatgttttATACATGCAGCAACAAAGCTTTATAAGTATGACAAAGTGATTTCAAAGCAAGCTTTTTGCTATGCCTACACTGAAGATGTCATCATATCAAGGTAAATATTACCacatacttattttttttcttcatacagtCAAGCACACTTCCATACAGCATAAGTACTCACCGAGGAAAAGTAAGGACTAATTTTAAGCTATCCAAAGCTATTTTATGACATGGCCCCTCTCTAAATTGGGCCATATGATGATAGGAGTGTGATGTTCAGCTTTTCCCTCTCCCACTGCCTTCAGTAGCTTTAGGTAGCTGGAACCCTATCAAGGTCAGGATAATACCATTCATTCCCCGAACTATTTATGATGGGAGGCAGTTGAGTTTTAGTGTGGATTAAAGAAAGAACTCAAATCCTAAGCCAAACTCTACCCCTACAATTTTACGCTATGttacatggagagaaaaaaaaagaagtcttactGACCATTTTCCAGCTCCTCCATTTTCTCACCTACCTCATCGGTTATCATCAagtcaaaaacaaaacaaaacaccccaaatgTTCATGTTCATGCAGTGCTCTGAAGATGTAAAATACTGTATGTTGTTATAGGGTATcacttttcaaaaacaaacaaacaaacaaaacccaaccaactgtTCTGCAAACATTCAAACTCAGAAGCCAGATTACAGTGATGATGATGAATACAGTACACCACAGTATTTGCTCTTGGCAGGGAAAGCTCACCTTCTCTCCTCCAGCGATGACGACGGATAGAAGCTGTTGTAATAGCAGTCCGAGAAATCCTCGGCACTGTTGGAGTAACTTCTACCTTCAGTACCTTCTGGCCTTCTTGAGATGCATCAGGAGCATCAAAGGGCAGTGAGTTCTTCATGGCATTTGCAACCTAAGATAAAAGTAAAATGCTGTACTACTGCTGTCCTAGATTGCACTAATGGCAAAGTTATATCTCTTGCTGGATACGGAAATGGAAACAACCAAGATTTGTTAATTATGCCAGATCCCATCCCCAAGATTCAGTTTTTAACTACGTTGAAAAGCTCATCACAAACCTATTCCCAAAAATATAgctgatttttctccattttttggAGGTAATTTATTTTGTTCCACATTTGCCACCTGTACTGACAGAGGTACCAACCTACATAGGAAGGTCTCCATCTAAAACAGACTGCAAAATGACAAGGAAAATACCATTTATGTTTTATGATAAGAATGTCATAAAACTAGGTCACAAGCCAAGCCAATGCAAACAGCATATGGCCTTGTGCATGGCGGAGACAGGGCCAGTTTCCACCTCCCCTACCCCAtaaccaccaccccacccccccatcccctgccaaaaaaaaaaaaaatccccaaaacctaACGAAGGGGATTAGACTGCAGGTGCttgcaaaagtttttaaaaaaattgcaaccTAACAATGAGTATCAAATCATTAAAATGCATTAATCGTTACTAGATCTAATTTTTTATTGTGATAGCCTATTATCAAGtcagaagttttgttttgcagctttgAAGAGAACAAATGACCTCTTTTGGCTTTGATGTTTTAACTGCTTTTTTGAATTTCCCATAAAATGCCTTTGTGGGATTAGaggtttactttaaaaaaagagcaacttTCAGTTAATATTTCCTAGTTTAGAAGTAAATTGTTCAAAAAGTGAACTTGTGTACCAACTCTTGAAGAGCAAGCTGGGTCTCTATGGCATGTGCAGTGTTCAACAACAAAGTTGCTGCacataaaatgcaatttaaaatctaaattaaaaaaaaataataataaaaaaaccaccccacacccccaaaaaaacaaacccaaagtgaACACACCTTGATTTTCCAAAATCTTATTGACTTTATACAACCaaccagcaataaaaatattAGACACATTTTAAACTTTACATCACAACTTCATTCATAGGCCTCTTATGTTTCACTGGCATCTGACTTCCTACATGCTCTTTACTTCCTCTCTAATGAagacagaagataaaataaaGAGGGTCAGAAACAGTTagacttaaaataaaacaactatGGAAAATGTAACTTGCTCATCTCTACAAAATCCTACTTAGCAACAATTCCCACCATAATTTGGGCAAGCTATTCTCTCCACTACAGTTTACAAGAAGCATTATGAAAAGCAGCTTTATGTAGCCTCCTAATGGATTTTCTCTTGTATCACAAAAGAAATTGATTTTGCAACCTGAGAGAACAGAGTTCCCTATATGGCAAGAGAAACATGTAGTCTACTTGTTAGCTTAAGGCAAAGGCACATAAAACCTATTTTAAGACACAGATATAACTATAGGGCTGACTGTTCTGTCCACTCAAATGAAATATAGATCTGATGTAGAATATGCATCTTTGCAAGATAACCCACTTTTCTGGCAATGCATAcgtgcatttttcttccttttagacCATGTTCTTTTTCTAAGAACAGGTATTTTGTTTACTGTATAAAGACTTGTGGCTAGCTGATGGAGTAGTATCAACTGTTTAGCACATTACTACAATCAAGCATTTCCTAGTTTTATGTTGTAAGCAACATTTTCATATGTTCACCTCAAGCTAGTGACAGAATTAATGCACTTTTAAACATCATCAATGTTGCCTTGATATTCTGAGGTTGCCTGAGGCCTTGGAAATGTAAGGGACATCCAACAAATTCCTTCAACTCCCAAAGCCCCCACACCAAATCTGCTTAACTAATTAAGTTGTCTTTTGTTAGCATTTGCCAAAACACAAACTATGAGAAATCTACTAAACCACTGGAACAGCCCCTATTGGCAgaactttgtatttatttgccTTGTGAagatctgtcgtggtttaaccccagccagcaactaaacaccacgcagccgctcactcactcccccccactcagtgggatgggggagaaaatcgggaaaagaagcaaaacccgtgggttgagataagaacggtttaatagaacagaaaagaagaaactaataatgataatgataacactaataaaatgacaacagcaataatgaaaggattggaatgtacaaatgatgcacagtgcaattgctcaccacccgccgaccgacacccagccagtccccgagcggtgaatccctgcccccccccacttccccgttcctaaactggatgggacgtcacatggtatggaatacaccgttggccagtttgggtcaggtgccctggctgtgtcctgtgccaacttcttgtgcccctccagctttctcactggctgggcatgagaagctgaaaaatccttgacattagtctaaacactactgagcaacaactgaaaacatcagtgttatcaacattcttcacatactgaactcaaaacatagcactgtaccagctactaggaagacagttaactctatcccagctgaaaccaggacaagatcTCAGATACAGTTTGATAAAAAGACTATATCAATGCATATGGCATGCCAAAAGACTATATCAATGCATATGGCATGCCATAAAAGCTCCGTGAAGTAAGGGTGTTTATTCACACTATAATAAAGTAAAAGTGACTTTCCTACAAGTTATAACAGGCAAACCATCCAGCAACCATGAGAAGAAATGAAACTGTCTCAAACAGTAAAGCACAGATCACAGAATATTAACCAAATCAAAGACTTTTCACTTCCTGGTGGGCCAGAATGGGTGCCATATCCTgatctccagctgctgttgtgatCCTGTAACTCCCCACTAAACATCTTCTCCACTGCCTTCCTGTCTGACTTTGAACCAGCAGAAAAGATTATTGGCACCATCACAGAAACGCTTATCATTCTGCCTTCCACTTGTCCAACATTGCCCTTTGCTAGCTAATTCTCTCAGCCTCAACATTTGTTTGTGAACTGCTCTCCTATTCACACATAGGCCTTTTTCCACACCATCCTCTTGAAACGGTACAAACTGTATTCACCCTATCCTTGATCACATTAAAGACTTCAGAAACTCATTTCTGCTGTACTGAACTAAAGCAGGTCAAGTTCAACAGTATACAATGGTTTGCGTTCCCATCTCCTATTCACTAGAGTTGTGCCCTCTTTTGAATAGGTACCCTTCTCAGTATACAGGATTAAAATCTAAAAATCAGTAGCAAAGAGCTTCTGCAACAAGACCAGAAAAGCGACAGAGCACTTCTGCTTGTTGAAGCTTTTAACAACTGGCCCCTTCTAACAGCACAAATTGTACTTCTGGGGACTGAGGAGAACCATATAGAGGTAAAAATCAATGCAACAGTAAAACTTTGAAACAGCCTGAACAACCAGTTTGAATGAGTCACAGCCCTtctctaacagaaaaaaaccaaaactgcgATCCTTTGGGATGCAAAAAAACTTGCTCACTATGTCTAATCCAGCactgaaaggcaggaaaacaaacagcaCAATTCAGACTTGGCAAGCCAAGTTTTCAACTATCAATGACAAAGGAGGGCTGGTTTAAGGCCAGACATCCACTCTTGCCTACCAGAAAGGAGGTCTAACAAAAAGAACATCCAACAAAAGCAGTAAGTACCATCAACAAAATACACTGGGTAACTATGCTGTCACAATAGGGACTTGCTGATCCATGCTTCTTGTGTACTGAGCTAAGAAAGCCTGTGCATCTCTGCACTGAAGACAGGGATTTGTCCCAAACAAGTGCAGAACTCTTTGTGTTCAGAGGAAAAGACTGACTGACTGGAACTGAGCTACTCCCCAGGTCCAGAGatacttttcttttcccagaaaaagCTTTCCCCTTGCATTACTTCCTGCCCTTTCCAGAGCAGTCTTTGAATAACAGTGAAAGAAGACCGTGTCAACATTACAGGTATTCCATAGCTTTCTGATGCTTCTACttcagggggttttttgttggttttttgtttgtttgaaagtcCACAGGCAATATCAACCTATTTAAATAACAGCATGGATCTGCTATACTgtcaaaaatatttctccaaGAGACATACCCAAATACAGGGACCGTGATGTTTCTCATTGTAATGATGACTGATGGCATTCCCATAATTATACACGTAGCTTATGTACAGATATCTAAAAATAATCCTAACTTGGGGGTTTGCCTGAATATTAAATGGACTTCAAAGAATTTGCTGCTGTTAGGAAATCCTAGGCAGATGCTGAACTTGAAACTTAT
It contains:
- the HYCC2 gene encoding hyccin 2 isoform X1, producing the protein MLGSERGVVEEWLSEFKALPETQISSYAATLHRKKPLVPALYKVIQDPNNELLEPVCHQLFELYRSSEVRLKRFTLQFLPELIWVYLRLTASRDRQSNGCIEALLLGIYNLEIADKDGNNKVLSFTIPSLSKPSIYHEPSTIGSMALTEGALCQHDLIRVVYSDLHPQRETFTAQNRFEVLSFLMLCYNSAIVYMPASSYQSLCRMGSRLCVSGFPRQHEKRWKEHCGRVVLDPDFMVQLLTGVYYAIYNGQWDLGQEVLEDIIYRAQLELYSQPLLVANAMKNSLPFDAPDASQEGQKVLKVEVTPTVPRISRTAITTASIRRHRWRREDGFDFSNEADSSIPGSPIQHGSTDLGIKREQEGEVLMRRTPEHGFPEPTLAAATTEDAEGVNGREESVNLNDADEGFSSGASLSSQPVGTKPLSSVSQKGSLRKTASGRCVKDKDTSSAAKSSESPRDSVARKQYMHQSTDLGADIIEMTPTKKHLSLPAGQVVPKANSLSLIRTASASSSKSFDYVNGSQAGSSVGAGTEGVTNLAAGNTNRFSTISLQEDRLGQAGEGKDLLPPGAPLTKQSRSPSFNMQLISQV